From the genome of Phreatobacter cathodiphilus, one region includes:
- a CDS encoding IclR family transcriptional regulator — protein MDKAFRKGLRLLETLARSEKPRGITDLATELGFTKSNVHRVLSTLQAEGYVEQIAANSTYRLTTKLWELGNDVMRRMDLIQIARPAMARLAEATGETVHLSVLRGTDVIYLDKIESAHHIRAHTSVGMRAPAFTMATGKAMLAHLPDSYLELFRPHLRSYTSTTRTTIEELRADVELARRQGYAVVPHGEWREGIAACAAAILNRSGEVVGAIGMSGPDSRIKRKQLKLFSEHVMEAARTASLALGYAPRDDR, from the coding sequence ATGGACAAGGCTTTCCGTAAGGGTCTGCGTCTCCTGGAAACACTGGCGCGCAGCGAAAAGCCTCGTGGCATCACTGATCTGGCGACGGAACTCGGCTTCACCAAGAGCAATGTGCATCGCGTCCTCTCGACGCTTCAGGCCGAGGGCTATGTCGAGCAGATCGCGGCGAACAGCACCTACCGGCTGACGACCAAGCTCTGGGAGCTCGGCAACGACGTCATGCGGCGGATGGACCTCATCCAGATCGCCCGGCCGGCCATGGCCCGTCTCGCCGAGGCCACCGGAGAGACCGTGCACCTGTCGGTGCTGCGCGGCACCGACGTCATCTATCTCGACAAGATCGAGAGCGCCCATCACATCCGGGCCCATACCAGCGTCGGCATGCGGGCGCCGGCCTTCACCATGGCGACGGGCAAGGCCATGCTCGCCCATCTGCCCGACAGCTACCTGGAGCTGTTCCGGCCGCATCTGCGCAGCTACACCAGCACCACCCGCACGACGATCGAGGAGTTGCGGGCCGATGTCGAGCTCGCCCGCCGCCAGGGATATGCGGTGGTGCCGCACGGCGAATGGCGCGAGGGCATAGCCGCCTGCGCCGCAGCCATCCTCAACCGCTCCGGCGAGGTGGTCGGCGCCATCGGTATGTCGGGGCCGGATTCGCGCATCAAGCGCAAGCAGCTCAAGCTGTTCTCCGAGCATGTGATGGAGGCGGCTCGAACGGCCAGCCTCGCGCTCGGCTACGCGCCGCGGGACGACCGCTGA
- a CDS encoding SDR family NAD(P)-dependent oxidoreductase codes for MTRHAIITGASRGIGRAIALGLAGRGYDLALTDIGPQEATLAQTAGEVRALGRRCITILADVAKPEDCRRTAAEALAGLGHVDVLVNNAGILKLASIEDLTPEVWDQTMTVNARGVFQMTQAVMPHMRERKYGRIVNIASLAARTGGPGQSHYAASKSAVVGFTRVSSMELGQYGITVNAVCPGIIVTEMGMNNLRDPERVAHFERVTDLHRLGQPEDVVGPVAFFASDDSAFVTGQALNVDGGIFYS; via the coding sequence ATGACACGCCATGCCATCATCACCGGAGCGAGCCGCGGCATCGGCCGCGCCATCGCCCTCGGCCTCGCCGGACGCGGCTACGACCTCGCCCTCACTGATATCGGGCCGCAGGAGGCGACGCTCGCGCAGACGGCCGGCGAGGTGCGGGCACTCGGCCGGCGCTGCATCACCATCCTCGCCGACGTGGCCAAGCCGGAGGATTGCCGCCGCACCGCCGCCGAGGCGCTGGCCGGGCTCGGCCATGTCGACGTCCTCGTCAACAATGCGGGCATCCTGAAGCTCGCCTCCATCGAGGATCTGACGCCGGAGGTTTGGGACCAGACCATGACGGTGAACGCCCGCGGCGTGTTCCAGATGACCCAGGCGGTGATGCCGCACATGCGCGAGCGCAAATACGGCCGCATCGTCAACATCGCCTCGCTGGCGGCGCGCACCGGCGGCCCCGGCCAGTCGCACTACGCCGCCTCGAAGTCGGCGGTGGTCGGCTTCACCCGCGTCTCGTCCATGGAACTCGGCCAGTACGGCATCACGGTCAACGCGGTCTGCCCGGGGATCATCGTCACCGAGATGGGCATGAACAACCTGCGCGACCCCGAGCGCGTGGCGCATTTCGAGCGGGTCACCGACCTGCATCGCCTCGGCCAGCCGGAGGACGTGGTGGGGCCGGTCGCCTTCTTCGCATCCGACGATTCCGCCTTCGTCACGGGACAGGCGCTGAACGTCGACGGGGGGATCTTCTACAGCTGA
- a CDS encoding carbohydrate kinase family protein, translating to MPHDYDVSVCGTYILDILGVPVTEIPPGGSRLFIDEIKLTVAGTAGGTALPCGRLGLKTLAVGAVGDDEKADWLVGALGREGIDTAGMDRLSGVPTSATILPIRPDGSRPALHAKGASRQWRISPAVQEKALRAKVLHFGGVGSLPAMDGAPTAALLAAAKAAGCITTLDLIAAGPGALDLLAPSLPHVDFFMPSIEETAAMVGSHDPATCARFFLERGVGACAISLGGEGSFVMTRDGRHFAVPAFTVAVRDTTGCGDAYTAGFIAGLVRDWELKDCARLATATAALVATGLGSGANVTSFDDTVRAMNSLPVRAAA from the coding sequence ATGCCCCACGACTACGACGTCAGCGTCTGCGGTACCTACATCCTCGACATCCTCGGCGTGCCGGTGACCGAGATCCCGCCCGGCGGCAGCCGGCTGTTCATCGACGAGATCAAGCTGACGGTCGCGGGCACCGCCGGAGGCACGGCCCTGCCCTGCGGCCGCCTCGGGCTGAAGACGCTCGCGGTCGGGGCGGTGGGGGACGACGAGAAGGCCGACTGGCTCGTCGGCGCGCTGGGGCGCGAGGGCATCGACACGGCCGGCATGGACCGCCTTTCTGGCGTGCCGACCTCCGCCACCATCCTGCCGATCCGCCCCGACGGCTCGCGTCCGGCGCTGCACGCCAAGGGGGCGTCGCGACAGTGGCGCATTTCGCCGGCGGTGCAGGAGAAGGCGCTGCGCGCCAAGGTGCTGCATTTCGGCGGCGTCGGCTCGCTCCCGGCCATGGACGGCGCGCCGACGGCGGCCCTTCTCGCCGCCGCCAAGGCGGCGGGCTGCATCACCACCCTCGACCTGATCGCCGCCGGCCCCGGCGCACTCGATCTGCTGGCGCCGTCGCTGCCCCATGTCGATTTCTTCATGCCGAGCATCGAGGAGACGGCCGCCATGGTGGGGAGCCACGATCCCGCGACCTGCGCCCGGTTCTTCCTGGAGCGCGGCGTCGGCGCCTGCGCCATCTCGCTCGGCGGCGAGGGGTCCTTCGTCATGACCCGCGACGGCCGGCACTTCGCGGTGCCCGCCTTCACCGTCGCGGTGCGCGACACGACGGGATGTGGCGACGCCTACACGGCCGGATTTATCGCGGGCCTCGTCCGCGACTGGGAGCTGAAGGACTGTGCGCGCCTCGCCACCGCCACCGCCGCGCTGGTGGCGACCGGCCTCGGATCCGGCGCCAACGTCACCTCCTTCGACGACACGGTGCGCGCCATGAATTCGCTGCCCGTGCGCGCCGCAGCCTGA
- a CDS encoding CoA transferase subunit A, producing the protein MQSDLRALARRIEPGMRIALPVDYAGVSMAMTGPMIRHGAGDLHLVCVPTGGLQVDQLVGAGLVKRVETSAVSLGEAGGAPCFNRAVGDGTIEVVDATCPAIHAGLMAAQKGIPFMPMRGLLETDLLAHRPDWRVGENPFAEGEDPIVLIPAIRPDIALFHAPTADRAGNVWIGRRRELAAMAYASTATIVTVERIVDDNLLGNEMSAAGTLPALYVDTVALAPRGAWPYGLWGEYATDIAELRRYAAAARTPQGFGDYMAGLLKEAA; encoded by the coding sequence GTGCAGTCGGATCTTCGCGCCCTCGCCCGCCGGATCGAACCCGGCATGCGCATTGCGCTGCCCGTCGACTATGCCGGCGTCTCCATGGCCATGACCGGGCCGATGATCCGCCACGGCGCCGGCGATCTCCATCTCGTCTGCGTGCCCACCGGCGGCCTGCAGGTCGACCAGCTGGTCGGCGCCGGCCTCGTGAAGCGCGTCGAGACCAGCGCCGTCTCCCTCGGCGAGGCGGGCGGCGCCCCTTGCTTCAACCGCGCCGTCGGCGACGGCACGATCGAGGTCGTCGACGCCACCTGCCCCGCCATCCATGCCGGGCTGATGGCCGCCCAGAAGGGCATTCCCTTCATGCCCATGCGCGGCCTGCTGGAGACCGATCTCCTCGCCCACCGGCCGGACTGGCGCGTCGGCGAAAACCCCTTCGCCGAGGGCGAGGATCCGATCGTCCTCATCCCGGCGATCCGCCCCGACATCGCCCTCTTCCACGCGCCCACGGCCGACCGCGCCGGCAATGTCTGGATCGGCCGGCGCCGCGAACTCGCCGCCATGGCCTATGCGTCCACCGCCACCATCGTCACCGTCGAGCGCATCGTCGACGACAACCTGCTCGGCAACGAGATGAGCGCGGCGGGCACGCTGCCGGCGCTCTACGTCGACACGGTCGCCCTCGCCCCGCGCGGCGCCTGGCCCTACGGCCTGTGGGGCGAATATGCCACCGACATCGCAGAACTGCGCCGCTACGCCGCCGCGGCCCGCACCCCGCAGGGCTTCGGCGACTACATGGCCGGCCTCCTGAAGGAGGCCGCATGA
- a CDS encoding CoA transferase: protein MTAAVHPREILIATIARLLDGTRHVAVGASSPIPAAGAMLRRALQEEAGGAPLRLSILGSVEHNFFTNGSAELFDCAGQGRIDAFFLGGGQIDGSGNINLVGAGDYPRSAPRWPGSFGSAYLYFVVPRVILFREEHTPRVFVPKVDFISAPGASSPHIHRPGGPAALLTGKALFSFDKTRRGFALESLHSGEDLAGIKAATGFSFAHGAAPPVTAAPAPATLALLRGRVLDELSETYPDFAAQLRRDLAALDEAPALAS, encoded by the coding sequence ATGACCGCCGCCGTCCATCCCCGCGAGATTCTCATCGCCACCATCGCCCGGCTGCTCGACGGCACCCGCCACGTGGCGGTGGGTGCCTCCTCGCCCATCCCCGCCGCGGGCGCCATGCTGCGCCGGGCGCTGCAGGAGGAAGCCGGCGGCGCGCCGCTGCGCCTCTCCATCCTCGGCTCGGTGGAGCACAACTTCTTCACCAACGGCTCGGCCGAACTGTTCGACTGTGCCGGCCAGGGCCGCATCGACGCCTTCTTCCTCGGCGGCGGCCAGATCGACGGCTCCGGCAACATCAACCTCGTCGGCGCCGGCGATTATCCCCGCTCCGCCCCCCGCTGGCCCGGCTCGTTCGGCTCGGCCTATCTCTATTTCGTCGTGCCGCGTGTCATCCTCTTCCGCGAGGAGCACACCCCGCGCGTCTTCGTTCCGAAGGTGGATTTCATCAGCGCGCCCGGCGCCAGCAGCCCGCACATCCACCGCCCGGGCGGGCCGGCGGCGCTCCTCACCGGCAAGGCGCTGTTCAGCTTCGACAAGACCCGGCGCGGCTTCGCGCTGGAGAGCCTGCATTCCGGCGAGGACCTCGCCGGCATCAAGGCGGCGACCGGCTTCTCCTTCGCCCATGGCGCCGCCCCGCCCGTCACCGCGGCGCCTGCCCCCGCGACACTGGCGCTGCTGCGTGGCAGGGTGCTGGACGAACTGTCGGAAACCTATCCCGACTTCGCCGCCCAGCTGCGCCGCGACCTCGCCGCCCTCGACGAGGCGCCGGCGCTGGCCTCCTGA